The Cellulomonas oligotrophica sequence ACTTCCGGGTGCAGGCGTGCTGGGCGGACGACCCGGACGGCCTGCCGGGCGCGTGCGGAGGGATGCTCAAGCCGGACATCGTGTACTTCGGTGAGAACGTGCCGCGGGAGCGGGTCGAGCGGGCGTACGCGATGGTCGACGCGGCCGACGCGCTGCTGGTGGCCGGGTCGTCGCTGACGGTGCAGTCGGGGCTGCGGTTCGTGCGGCACGCGGCGCAGGCGGGCAAGCCGGTCGTGGTGGTGAACCGGGGGGCGACGCGCGGGGACCGGTACGCGACGCTGACCCTCGACGCCGGCACGTCCGAGACGCTGACGGACCTGGTCGAGCTGCTGCCGTCCCCCTGAGCCGGGCCGCTCCGGGCCCAGCGGTGCACCGTTCAGCGGTGCATGTTCAGCGGTGCGCGGCGAAGAAGCCGTGCAGCAGGTCGGCGGACTCGGCGGCGCGCACGCCGCCGTGCACCTCGACGCGGTGGGTGCTGCGCCGGTCGCGCACGACGTCCCACTGGGACCCGCACGCGCCGGCCTTGGGGTCCCACGCGCCGAGCACGAGGCGCGGCACGCGGGCCAGCAGGGTGGCGCCGGCGCACATGAGGCACGGCTCGAGCGTGACGACGAGGGTGCACCCGTCGAGCCGCCAGCCGCCCAGGGTGCGGGCGGCGTCGCGCAGGGCGACGACCTCGGCGTGCGCGACGGGGTCGGCGTCGGCCTCGCGCAGGTTGCGGCCGCGGCCGACGACGGCGCCGTCGGGCCCGAGCACCACGGCGCCGACGGGGACGTCGCCGGTGCCCAGCGCGGCGCGGGCCTCGTCGAGCGCGAGGCCCATGGCGGCGTGCTCGGCGGCGGTCGCCCCCGGGGACGCCGGGGTGACGACGGGGGCCGTGCCGTCGTGCTCGTCCACGCGCTGCCTCCCGCCCGCTCGTCGTGCCGCCGTCGCGGCGCCGGTCGCGCCGCACGGCTGTCCGCACGGGACCCTCGCCCGTCCCGCTCGCCCGCATCCTCGCACTAGGCTCGCGGCATGCGCCTGCACGTCGCCGACCACCCGCTCGTCGCCCACAAGCTCAGCGTCCTGCGTGACGTCTCGACGCCCAGCCCCACGTTCCGCCAGCTGGTGGACGAGCTCGTGACGCTCCTGGCGTACGAGGCGACGCGGCACGTGCGCACCGAGGAGGTGCCCGTGCAGACGCCCGTCGCGCTGACCACGGGCATCAAGCTCGCCGACCCGAGCCCCATCGTGGTGCCGATCCTGCGGGCCGGGCTCGGCATGCTCGACGGCATGACGCGGCTGCTGCCGACCGCGGAGGTCGGGTTCCTGGGCCTGCGCCGCGACGAGGAGACCCTCGAGGCCATCACGTACGCGAACCGCCTGCCCGACGACCTGTCGGGCCGCCAGTGCTTCCTGCTCGACCCGATGCTCGCCACCGGCGGCACGCTGGTCGCGTCGATCGACTACGTGCTGCAGCGCGGGGCGCGCGACGTCACCGTGGTGTGCCTGCTGGCGGCACCCGAGGGCCTGAAGCTCGTCGAGGAGTTCGTCGGCGACCGGGCCGACGTGTCGGTGGTCGTCGCGGCCGTCGACGAGCGCCTCAACGAGAAGGCGTACATCGTGCCGGGGCTCGGTGACGCGGGCGACCGCCTCTACGGCATCGTCTGACCGCTCCGTCGCCCCGCGGGCGGGGCGAGCCGTTCTCAGAGCCTGAGACGGTCACGGATTTCCCTGGGACGATCGCGGCCCCCGTGCCACGATCGTCGTGTGAGTCTCCGCACGTGCACGTCGTCCACGCATGCCGCCGGCATGCGTGACGTGCTCGTACGCGGGTGGTATCGCTCCACGCCCTGCTGTCACCGCTGACAGCACCGCACGCGTCCACCACCACCCGCCCGACCGCACCGCGGTCACCCGTCGTCACGGAGACCCTCATGGCTCGTCCTGCCCGCCTCGCCGCCGCCGCTCCGGCTGCGCCCCGCCGCACCCCGCAGCCCGTGGACGACCGGCCGCGCGCCGGCCTCGTCCTGTACGTGAGCCTGCCCGGCGGCGACGACGCCCGGGCGGCGTCCGCGACCGCGCTCGCCGAGGCGGCGGAGACGTTGCGGGAGTTCGCGCAGGAGCTCCTGCCCGACGCCGAGACGTCCGCAGCCCTCTCCCTCGTGCCGGGCACGAGCGGCGACGTGCGGCAGCTCGGCGACCGGCTCACCCACCTGCGCCTCATCGCCTCCCCTGACGACGACGCCTGATCGTCCGCACCGCACGCGTCCGCACCGCACGCGTGCGCACGGCAGGCGCGCGGGCGACCGCTGACGTCCGACCGCAGACGGCCGACCACTGACCTCCGACCACTGACCTCCGAACGCAGGCGCTGCGGCCGGGTCTGCTACGGGTCCGGCACCGTGGTGCCGTCGCGCGGGACGGTGCGCAGCGTGACGGCCCCGACGAGGTACTGGTCGCTCGTCGTGGTCAGGCGCAGGGTGCTGACCCCGGTGGCCGAGAGCGCGGCCGGCTGGAAGCCCTTGGCGTCGACGCCGAGGGAGTGCAGGTACCGCGAGCCGGTCGCGGTCGAGTCGAAGGCGTTCTGC is a genomic window containing:
- a CDS encoding nucleoside deaminase, with the translated sequence MGLALDEARAALGTGDVPVGAVVLGPDGAVVGRGRNLREADADPVAHAEVVALRDAARTLGGWRLDGCTLVVTLEPCLMCAGATLLARVPRLVLGAWDPKAGACGSQWDVVRDRRSTHRVEVHGGVRAAESADLLHGFFAAHR
- the upp gene encoding uracil phosphoribosyltransferase produces the protein MRLHVADHPLVAHKLSVLRDVSTPSPTFRQLVDELVTLLAYEATRHVRTEEVPVQTPVALTTGIKLADPSPIVVPILRAGLGMLDGMTRLLPTAEVGFLGLRRDEETLEAITYANRLPDDLSGRQCFLLDPMLATGGTLVASIDYVLQRGARDVTVVCLLAAPEGLKLVEEFVGDRADVSVVVAAVDERLNEKAYIVPGLGDAGDRLYGIV